Proteins encoded together in one Bradyrhizobium sp. PSBB068 window:
- the thiD gene encoding bifunctional hydroxymethylpyrimidine kinase/phosphomethylpyrimidine kinase encodes MTPVALTIAGSDSSGGAGIQADLKSFAALGVYGASAITALTAQNTTGVSGIHPVPAAFVTAQIDAVFSDLDVGAVKIGMVAQAETIAAIADGLRRWAPCHIVLDPVMVATSGDRLLAAEAVDALKTMLFPLASLITPNLPEAAALLNEPVAASEADVEQQGKRLLAMGCRAVLVKGGHGHGAESIDYLIEGARSIALAAPRIATSNTHGTGCSLSSAIAAGLAKGDDMETAVRNAKAWISDAIAAADRFAVGRGHGPVHHFHKYY; translated from the coding sequence ATGACGCCGGTCGCGCTCACCATTGCCGGCTCGGATTCCTCGGGTGGTGCGGGCATCCAGGCCGACCTCAAGAGCTTTGCCGCGCTCGGGGTCTATGGCGCCTCGGCGATCACGGCGCTGACCGCGCAGAACACCACGGGGGTCAGCGGCATCCATCCGGTGCCCGCTGCATTCGTCACGGCACAGATCGATGCCGTGTTCTCCGATCTCGACGTCGGTGCGGTCAAGATCGGCATGGTCGCGCAGGCCGAAACCATCGCCGCGATCGCCGACGGCCTGCGGCGCTGGGCGCCGTGTCACATCGTGCTCGACCCGGTGATGGTCGCAACATCAGGCGATCGGCTGCTGGCCGCCGAGGCGGTCGATGCGCTGAAGACCATGCTGTTTCCGCTGGCCTCGCTGATCACGCCGAACCTGCCCGAAGCGGCGGCGCTGCTGAACGAACCGGTCGCTGCAAGTGAGGCCGACGTCGAGCAGCAGGGCAAACGATTGCTGGCGATGGGCTGTCGCGCGGTGCTGGTGAAGGGCGGTCATGGGCACGGCGCCGAGAGCATCGACTACCTGATCGAAGGCGCGCGCAGCATCGCGCTCGCGGCGCCGCGTATCGCGACATCAAACACGCACGGCACCGGCTGCTCGCTGTCGTCGGCGATCGCGGCCGGGCTCGCGAAGGGCGACGACATGGAGACCGCCGTGCGCAACGCCAAGGCCTGGATATCAGACGCGATCGCCGCCGCCGATCGCTTCGCCGTCGGCCGCGGTCACGGGCCGGTGCATCACTTCCACAAGTACTATTGA
- a CDS encoding MCE family protein — protein sequence METRANYVLIGAFTLAVIAAAFGFVLWFQSLHTTKQRSPLRVIFEGPASGLRNGGNVNFNGIRIGEVVSVKLDNPRRVVALAMIENSAPLRKDTLVGLEFQGLTGVAAISLKGGEEAAPPVPLDEDGIPVLTADPNALQDVTEAIRATLQNVNRIVADNQQSVKNSLKNLEVFTEALARNSEKIDNVMVKVDGVMAKADNLMLGLNAIAGGNNGSELNQMVKSIRELADNIDKRSNLLINDGRRTLADISRAVNNFDRNPSRVIFGGSNNAAPEPAPAPAAAAPGPRRRQ from the coding sequence ATGGAAACGCGGGCGAACTACGTCTTGATCGGGGCTTTCACGCTGGCGGTGATTGCCGCCGCGTTCGGCTTCGTGCTGTGGTTCCAGAGCCTGCACACCACCAAGCAGCGCAGCCCCTTGCGGGTGATCTTCGAGGGGCCGGCGTCGGGCCTGCGCAACGGCGGCAATGTCAATTTCAACGGTATCCGGATAGGAGAGGTGGTGTCGGTGAAGCTCGACAACCCCAGGCGCGTGGTCGCGCTGGCGATGATCGAGAACAGCGCGCCGCTCCGCAAGGACACCCTGGTCGGTCTCGAATTCCAGGGCCTCACCGGCGTCGCCGCGATCTCGCTGAAGGGCGGCGAGGAGGCCGCCCCGCCGGTGCCGCTCGATGAGGACGGCATCCCGGTCCTGACCGCCGACCCCAACGCATTGCAGGACGTCACCGAGGCGATCCGCGCCACCCTGCAAAACGTCAACCGCATCGTCGCCGACAATCAGCAGTCGGTGAAGAATTCGCTGAAGAACCTCGAGGTCTTCACCGAGGCGCTGGCGCGCAATTCCGAGAAGATCGACAACGTCATGGTCAAGGTCGACGGCGTGATGGCCAAGGCCGACAATCTGATGCTGGGCCTCAATGCGATCGCCGGCGGCAACAACGGCAGCGAGCTGAACCAGATGGTGAAGTCGATCCGCGAGCTCGCCGACAATATCGACAAGCGCTCCAATCTCCTGATCAACGACGGCCGCCGCACGCTCGCCGACATCAGCCGCGCCGTGAACAATTTCGACCGCAATCCGAGCCGGGTGATCTTCGGCGGCAGCAACAATGCCGCACCCGAGCCCGCGCCGGCTCCCGCCGCCGCAGCGCCCGGGCCACGGCGCCGGCAGTAG
- a CDS encoding ABC transporter permease, whose translation MSGDPTLERIAQGEGLALCAAGNWTARFAPALERIVSDAERLRGSRPHIFIDVSQVASLDTFGAWLIERLRRSLSDAGAEAEIAGLSANYSSLVDEVRRVGPASKAVREPLLISGMLEQIGRTVAGIGGTIIGLVDMLGAVLAAAAKVLIHPRSFRFTSTVHHLEQVCLRAVPIVVLITFLIGCIISQQGIFHFRRFGADIFVVDMLGVLVLREIGVLLVAIMVAGRSGSAYTAELGSMKMREEIDALRTMGFDPIEVLILPRMLALVLALPILAFLGAMAALYGGGLVAWLYGGVDPEAFLLRLRDAISIDHFVVGMVKAPVMAAVIGIVACVEGLAVQGSAESLGQHTTASVVKGIFFVIVMDGVFAIFFASIGM comes from the coding sequence GTGAGCGGCGACCCGACACTGGAGCGGATAGCCCAAGGCGAAGGACTGGCGTTGTGCGCGGCGGGCAACTGGACCGCCCGCTTTGCCCCTGCGCTCGAGCGGATCGTCTCCGACGCCGAGCGACTGCGCGGCAGCCGCCCTCATATCTTCATCGACGTGTCGCAGGTCGCAAGCCTCGACACGTTCGGCGCCTGGCTTATCGAGCGGCTGCGCCGTAGCCTGAGCGATGCCGGCGCCGAAGCCGAGATCGCGGGCCTCTCCGCGAACTATTCCAGCCTGGTCGATGAGGTCCGCCGCGTCGGCCCCGCGTCCAAGGCCGTGCGCGAACCGCTGCTGATCTCGGGCATGCTCGAGCAGATCGGGCGCACCGTGGCCGGGATCGGCGGCACCATCATCGGCCTCGTCGACATGCTCGGCGCGGTGCTGGCCGCGGCCGCCAAGGTGCTGATCCATCCGCGCAGCTTCCGCTTCACCTCGACGGTGCATCACCTCGAGCAGGTCTGCTTGCGCGCGGTGCCGATCGTGGTGCTGATCACCTTCCTGATCGGCTGCATCATCTCGCAGCAGGGCATCTTCCATTTCCGCAGGTTCGGCGCCGACATCTTCGTGGTCGACATGCTCGGCGTGCTGGTGCTGCGCGAGATCGGCGTGCTGCTGGTCGCGATCATGGTCGCGGGCCGCTCCGGCTCGGCCTATACCGCCGAGCTCGGCTCGATGAAGATGCGCGAGGAGATCGACGCGCTGCGCACCATGGGCTTCGATCCGATCGAGGTCCTGATCCTGCCGCGCATGCTGGCGCTGGTCTTGGCGCTGCCGATCCTGGCGTTCCTCGGCGCGATGGCCGCGCTCTATGGCGGCGGCCTGGTCGCCTGGCTCTATGGCGGCGTCGATCCGGAGGCCTTCCTGCTCCGCCTTCGTGATGCCATATCGATCGACCATTTCGTCGTCGGCATGGTCAAGGCACCCGTCATGGCCGCGGTGATCGGCATCGTCGCCTGCGTCGAGGGGCTGGCGGTGCAGGGCTCGGCGGAATCGCTCGGTCAGCACACCACCGCCTCGGTGGTGAAGGGGATTTTCTTCGTGATCGTGATGGACGGCGTGTTCGCGATCTTCTTCGCCTCGATCGGGATGTGA
- a CDS encoding glycosyltransferase family 1 protein encodes MTHILVATDAWHPQVNGVVRTLTMMAQAAKSLGVEVSFLTPDEFRTFAMPSYRDLRLALPYQAKVASLIDAAKPDSIHIATEGPIGLSVRRYCRKRGLPFTTSFHTRFPEYVSARTPVPEAWVWRALRWFHKPSRAVMAATPALAAELRQRGFRNVVLWSRGVDTALFHPRDVDLCLPQPVYLSVGRVAVEKNLEAFLDLDLPGTKVVVGDGPARAALERKYPEAVFLGARHGEELAEIYAAADVFVFPSRTDTFGLVLLEALASGLPVAAFPVTGPRDVIGAAPVGVLDEDLHHACLEALSIPRQACVDFAALHTWQASARVFIERCMNIRPAAPDGEGEVFEFGAEEHHFAALPASHPTSR; translated from the coding sequence ATGACGCATATCCTGGTCGCGACCGATGCGTGGCATCCCCAGGTCAACGGGGTTGTCCGCACGCTGACCATGATGGCACAGGCGGCGAAGTCGCTCGGGGTCGAGGTGAGCTTCCTGACGCCGGACGAGTTCCGCACCTTCGCGATGCCGAGCTATCGCGATTTGCGGCTGGCACTGCCGTACCAGGCCAAGGTCGCCAGCCTGATCGATGCGGCCAAGCCCGACAGCATCCATATCGCGACCGAAGGCCCGATCGGGCTTTCGGTCCGCCGCTATTGCCGCAAGCGCGGCCTGCCGTTCACGACGAGCTTCCACACCCGTTTCCCCGAATATGTCTCGGCGCGCACGCCGGTTCCCGAAGCCTGGGTGTGGCGCGCGCTGCGCTGGTTCCACAAGCCGAGCCGGGCGGTGATGGCGGCAACCCCGGCGCTGGCCGCCGAGTTGCGCCAGCGCGGCTTCCGCAACGTCGTGCTGTGGTCGCGCGGCGTCGATACCGCCCTGTTCCATCCACGCGATGTCGATCTCTGCCTGCCGCAGCCGGTATATCTCAGCGTCGGCCGGGTCGCGGTGGAAAAGAACCTCGAAGCATTCCTCGATCTCGATTTGCCCGGCACCAAGGTGGTGGTTGGCGACGGCCCGGCGCGAGCGGCGCTGGAGCGGAAATATCCCGAAGCCGTCTTCCTCGGCGCCCGCCACGGGGAAGAATTGGCTGAGATCTATGCCGCGGCCGATGTGTTCGTTTTCCCCAGCCGCACCGATACGTTCGGTCTCGTGCTGCTCGAGGCCTTGGCGAGCGGCCTGCCGGTTGCCGCTTTTCCGGTCACCGGCCCCCGCGACGTGATCGGCGCGGCGCCGGTCGGCGTGCTCGACGAGGACCTGCACCATGCCTGCCTGGAAGCGCTCAGCATCCCGCGGCAGGCCTGCGTCGATTTCGCCGCGCTCCACACCTGGCAGGCGTCCGCTCGGGTGTTCATCGAGCGCTGCATGAACATCCGCCCTGCCGCGCCCGACGGCGAGGGGGAAGTATTCGAATTCGGTGCCGAAGAGCACCATTTCGCGGCCTTGCCGGCCAGTCACCCAACCTCGCGCTAA
- a CDS encoding threonine/serine dehydratase: MTDTVLNPPVAAADIDAAARVVAPFAVRTPLLTFPVLNERVGSRVFLKPEMLQRTGSFKFRGAFNKLASIPQDKRSGGVVAFSSGNHAQGVAAAAKILNMQATIVMPADSPLTKRERTKSYGAEVVLYDRDRDDRAAIASGIASKRGATLVPPYDDPLVIAGQGTAGREIAEDMAALGLTPDIVVAPASGGGLIAGVATAVKAKYPQAQVIVAEPAGYDDHALSLKVGHREAHAVAPRTICDALMAMMPGELTFAINSKLLANGVNASDEEVGAAVAFAYRELKLVVEPGGAIGLAALLAGRIDARGKNVVIVLSGGNVDADLFAKLVA, from the coding sequence ATGACGGACACCGTTTTAAATCCACCCGTCGCTGCCGCGGACATCGATGCCGCCGCAAGGGTGGTCGCGCCGTTCGCGGTGCGCACGCCGCTCCTGACCTTCCCCGTTCTCAACGAACGGGTCGGCAGCCGGGTCTTCCTCAAGCCCGAGATGTTGCAACGGACCGGGTCATTCAAGTTCCGCGGCGCCTTCAACAAGCTCGCCTCGATCCCGCAGGACAAGCGGAGCGGGGGCGTCGTGGCGTTCTCCTCGGGCAACCATGCCCAGGGCGTGGCCGCGGCGGCCAAGATTCTCAACATGCAGGCGACCATCGTGATGCCTGCGGACTCGCCGCTCACCAAGCGCGAGCGGACCAAGTCCTATGGCGCCGAGGTCGTGCTGTACGATCGCGATCGCGACGACCGCGCGGCAATCGCCAGCGGCATCGCCAGCAAGCGCGGCGCGACCTTGGTGCCTCCCTATGACGATCCCCTGGTGATCGCGGGCCAGGGCACCGCCGGCCGCGAGATTGCCGAGGACATGGCCGCGCTCGGGCTCACACCTGATATCGTCGTGGCGCCGGCGTCGGGCGGCGGATTGATCGCCGGTGTTGCGACCGCCGTGAAGGCGAAATATCCGCAGGCCCAGGTGATCGTCGCCGAGCCCGCGGGCTATGACGATCACGCGCTGTCGCTCAAGGTCGGACATCGCGAGGCCCATGCGGTTGCGCCGCGCACCATCTGCGACGCGCTGATGGCGATGATGCCGGGCGAGCTCACCTTTGCGATCAACAGCAAGCTGCTCGCAAACGGTGTCAACGCTTCCGACGAAGAGGTTGGTGCGGCTGTCGCTTTTGCCTATCGCGAGCTGAAGCTCGTGGTCGAACCCGGTGGCGCCATCGGGCTCGCCGCGCTGCTGGCGGGGCGGATCGACGCCAGGGGCAAGAACGTCGTCATCGTGCTCTCGGGCGGCAACGTCGACGCCGACCTGTTCGCGAAGCTCGTCGCCTGA
- a CDS encoding dipeptide epimerase — protein MTSTPPGAISLNVRIERWPIAGSFTISRGAKTEAVVVVAAVGQGGLIGRGECVPYPRYDEKPEATLEAIQAMQEPLAGGMDRIALQARMPAGAARNALDCALADLEAKRAGQRIWNLFGRPAPEPRTTAYTISLGPPEAMAEATAKAAHRALLKIKLGGDGDGARIAAVRRAAPTSELIVDANEAWTEDNLAANLKACADAGVTLIEQPLPAGKDEALARIERPVAVCADESVHDRASLAGLRGRYDAVNIKLDKTGGLTEALAMADAARALGFEIMIGCMVATSLSMAPAMLIAQAARFVDLDGPLLLANDRDNGLRYEGSLVYPPDAALWG, from the coding sequence ATGACTTCCACCCCGCCCGGAGCGATTTCCCTCAACGTGCGGATCGAGCGTTGGCCGATCGCCGGCTCGTTTACGATCAGCCGCGGCGCCAAGACCGAGGCCGTCGTCGTGGTGGCCGCGGTCGGCCAGGGCGGCCTCATCGGCCGCGGCGAATGCGTGCCCTACCCGCGCTACGACGAGAAGCCGGAGGCAACCCTGGAGGCGATCCAGGCGATGCAGGAGCCCCTTGCCGGCGGCATGGACCGCATCGCCCTGCAAGCCCGGATGCCCGCCGGGGCCGCCCGCAATGCACTGGATTGCGCATTGGCGGACCTCGAGGCCAAACGCGCCGGCCAGCGCATCTGGAACCTGTTCGGCCGGCCTGCGCCCGAACCGCGCACCACCGCCTACACGATCTCGCTGGGCCCTCCCGAAGCAATGGCCGAGGCCACCGCCAAGGCCGCGCACCGCGCGCTGCTCAAGATCAAGCTCGGCGGCGACGGCGACGGTGCGCGGATCGCCGCCGTGCGCAGGGCCGCGCCAACCTCCGAATTGATCGTCGATGCCAATGAGGCCTGGACCGAGGACAACCTCGCCGCCAACCTCAAGGCCTGCGCCGATGCCGGCGTCACGCTGATCGAGCAGCCGCTGCCGGCCGGCAAGGATGAGGCGCTGGCGCGGATCGAGCGCCCGGTTGCGGTCTGCGCCGACGAGAGCGTGCATGACCGCGCCTCGCTTGCCGGATTGCGCGGCCGCTATGATGCCGTCAACATCAAGCTCGACAAGACCGGCGGACTGACCGAGGCGCTCGCGATGGCGGACGCCGCCCGCGCGCTCGGCTTCGAGATCATGATCGGCTGCATGGTGGCGACTTCGCTGTCGATGGCGCCGGCGATGCTGATCGCGCAAGCCGCGCGCTTCGTCGATCTCGACGGCCCGCTGCTGCTGGCCAACGACCGCGACAACGGCCTGCGCTACGAGGGCAGCCTGGTCTATCCGCCCGACGCCGCGCTCTGGGGGTGA
- a CDS encoding MFS transporter has translation MSSESQIPIAAKVASRRFARRLAAFYATLFGMTGVHLPFFTVWLKAIGIDATWIGIITAVPPVTRFTVLPLVTAVAERRQMLRGAIIATGVATAFGFAVIGTQHQPFVLLAVYALTCCVWTPMVPLTDAYALRGVRQFGLTYGPLRLWGSAAFAVCALISGFLLRYVAEVDLIWIITAVTVLGALVGLTLRPLGRPVAAVAHAAGSPRLLRNPTFLAIIVSSALIQGSHGAYYIFASIAWQQAGFSGLTIAVLWVLGVIAEIVLFAASPRFTLPSAVLVMIAAASAVARWAITAQDPPLAVLAVVQLGHGLSFGLTQVGIMGLMVHHVPVHVMARAQGYLTACGGIVASTTAIVSGMVYARFGLGVYDMMAAMAATGGLVMWLARKRLIHHPQSAASGG, from the coding sequence ATGTCTTCCGAATCACAAATCCCCATTGCAGCAAAAGTTGCATCGCGGCGATTCGCGCGAAGGCTCGCGGCATTCTATGCCACCCTGTTCGGCATGACCGGCGTGCATCTGCCGTTTTTCACCGTGTGGCTGAAGGCGATCGGCATCGATGCCACCTGGATCGGCATCATCACCGCGGTGCCGCCGGTGACGCGCTTCACCGTGCTGCCGCTGGTCACGGCAGTGGCGGAACGCCGCCAGATGCTGCGCGGCGCGATCATCGCCACGGGAGTAGCCACGGCGTTCGGCTTTGCCGTGATCGGCACCCAGCACCAGCCCTTCGTGCTGCTCGCGGTCTATGCGCTGACCTGCTGCGTCTGGACGCCGATGGTGCCGCTTACCGACGCCTATGCGCTGCGCGGCGTCAGGCAATTCGGTCTCACCTACGGACCGCTGCGGCTGTGGGGCTCGGCGGCGTTCGCGGTCTGTGCGCTGATCAGCGGGTTCCTGCTGCGTTATGTCGCGGAGGTCGATCTGATCTGGATCATCACCGCCGTGACCGTGCTCGGCGCGCTGGTCGGGCTGACCTTGCGGCCGCTGGGCCGTCCGGTCGCCGCAGTCGCGCACGCGGCCGGTTCGCCGCGGTTGCTGCGCAACCCGACCTTCCTCGCCATCATCGTCTCCTCGGCGCTGATCCAGGGCAGCCACGGCGCCTATTACATCTTCGCCTCGATTGCCTGGCAGCAGGCCGGTTTCAGCGGCCTGACTATCGCGGTGCTCTGGGTGCTCGGCGTGATCGCCGAGATCGTGCTGTTCGCGGCCTCACCGCGCTTCACGCTGCCGTCGGCGGTGCTGGTGATGATCGCGGCCGCCAGCGCCGTCGCGCGCTGGGCGATCACTGCGCAGGATCCGCCACTTGCGGTGCTTGCCGTGGTCCAGCTCGGACACGGCTTAAGCTTCGGGCTGACCCAGGTCGGCATCATGGGGCTGATGGTGCATCACGTGCCGGTGCATGTGATGGCGCGCGCGCAGGGCTATCTCACCGCCTGCGGCGGCATCGTCGCCAGCACCACGGCGATCGTCAGCGGCATGGTCTATGCGCGCTTCGGGCTCGGCGTCTACGACATGATGGCGGCGATGGCGGCGACCGGTGGGCTGGTGATGTGGCTGGCGCGGAAGCGACTCATCCATCACCCCCAGAGCGCGGCGTCGGGCGGATAG
- a CDS encoding UDP-2,3-diacylglucosamine diphosphatase has translation MGSDSLSEESPERRFRTLFISDVHLGARGSQADRLLDFLRSHDADTIYLVGDIVDGWALKSNWYWPQTHNDFVQKMLRKARKGAKVIYVPGNHDEFLRKYYGTHFGGIDVVENTVHTGADGKRYLVIHGDIFDLVVQNARWLAHLGDKAYDFAIQMNRFVNFFRKMFGVPYWSLSQWAKLKVKKAVNYIGAFEATLAGEARRHGCDGVICGHIHYATIHDEHGIRYMNCGDWVESCTALAEHEDGSFEIITWTDPVRRIAPVPRVTARAA, from the coding sequence ATGGGAAGTGACTCCTTGAGTGAAGAGAGCCCCGAGCGGCGCTTTCGCACTTTGTTTATCTCCGATGTCCATCTCGGAGCCCGCGGTTCGCAAGCCGACCGCCTGTTGGACTTCCTTCGCTCTCACGATGCCGACACGATCTACCTCGTTGGTGATATCGTCGACGGCTGGGCGCTGAAGTCGAACTGGTACTGGCCGCAGACCCACAATGATTTCGTGCAGAAGATGCTGCGCAAGGCGCGTAAGGGCGCCAAGGTGATCTACGTCCCGGGCAACCACGACGAGTTCTTGCGCAAATATTACGGCACGCATTTCGGCGGCATCGACGTGGTGGAGAACACCGTCCACACCGGCGCCGACGGCAAGCGCTACCTCGTGATCCACGGCGACATCTTCGACCTCGTGGTGCAGAATGCGCGCTGGCTCGCCCATCTCGGCGACAAGGCCTACGACTTCGCGATCCAGATGAATCGCTTCGTCAACTTCTTCCGCAAGATGTTTGGCGTGCCCTACTGGTCGCTGTCGCAATGGGCCAAGCTGAAGGTCAAGAAGGCGGTGAATTATATCGGCGCCTTCGAGGCCACGCTTGCCGGCGAGGCGCGTCGTCACGGCTGCGACGGCGTGATCTGCGGCCACATCCACTACGCGACGATTCATGACGAGCACGGCATCCGCTACATGAATTGCGGCGACTGGGTGGAGAGCTGCACCGCGCTCGCCGAGCACGAGGACGGCAGCTTCGAAATCATCACCTGGACCGACCCGGTGCGCCGGATCGCGCCAGTTCCGCGGGTAACGGCACGCGCTGCATGA
- a CDS encoding caspase family protein gives MISAALLGLVSLGGSSTAFAEAGGVTVGNATHAAAPSIDQTVPPATSAATTPAALRGPEQRVALVIGNANYENAPKLANPGNDAQSMAELLNSAGFEVISATDLRRGDMVKVLRDFSDKVAARGTGTVAMIYYAGHGVQLAGENYLIPVDAKIAAPSDLDGNSVRLVDVMGTLENIPSRMRIVVLDACRNNPFPNVNDAGRGLAVVDAPSGSIVGYSTAPGMEAQDGNNGHSPYTNAFLRLAREPNLPIEQLFKRVRLEVNATTDGRQTPWESSSLTSDFYFFGDTTVAASRAPANEPVVQMASNLPNRSVRQAYDFVLSEGRPDYYEEFIRLYPRDPLCDRIRFLLTNWLQVAAWHKAVLANTPFAYKTFHDNFAGSPYAQQALKLQAQPKAVPPMQFTRLSNRQTLQPINAGLQGAGGNGQIGGGKIVNMPAPGAKPVGMPTSIGKGKVASLPVANAGKNASSPVMKDSDQHRFHAVRQSMQVDRMRSGGGGRAVFHPTPSGSYPGGMSGSHHGGFRR, from the coding sequence ATGATATCGGCCGCATTACTCGGCCTGGTGAGCCTCGGTGGATCAAGCACGGCGTTTGCCGAGGCCGGCGGCGTCACCGTCGGCAATGCAACCCATGCGGCGGCGCCGTCCATCGATCAAACGGTCCCGCCGGCAACATCGGCCGCAACGACGCCGGCTGCGCTCCGCGGCCCCGAGCAGCGCGTTGCGCTCGTGATCGGCAATGCGAATTACGAGAACGCACCGAAACTCGCCAATCCCGGCAACGACGCGCAGTCGATGGCCGAGCTGTTGAACTCTGCCGGCTTCGAGGTGATCTCCGCGACCGACCTCAGGCGGGGCGACATGGTGAAGGTGTTGCGGGATTTCTCCGACAAGGTCGCGGCGCGCGGCACGGGCACGGTCGCGATGATCTATTACGCCGGGCACGGCGTGCAGCTCGCCGGGGAGAACTACCTGATCCCGGTCGACGCGAAGATCGCGGCGCCGTCCGACCTCGACGGCAATTCGGTGCGCCTCGTCGACGTGATGGGCACGCTCGAGAATATCCCGAGCCGGATGCGCATCGTGGTGCTCGATGCCTGCCGCAACAACCCGTTCCCCAACGTCAACGATGCCGGCCGCGGCCTTGCCGTCGTCGATGCGCCGAGCGGCTCGATCGTCGGCTACTCCACCGCGCCGGGCATGGAGGCACAGGACGGCAACAACGGCCACAGCCCCTACACCAACGCCTTCCTGCGGCTGGCGCGCGAGCCCAACCTGCCGATCGAGCAGCTGTTCAAGCGCGTTCGCCTCGAGGTCAACGCGACGACCGACGGCCGGCAGACGCCATGGGAGAGCTCGTCGCTGACCTCGGATTTCTATTTCTTCGGCGACACCACCGTCGCGGCATCGCGTGCGCCCGCGAACGAGCCTGTCGTGCAGATGGCATCGAACCTGCCGAACCGCTCGGTGCGCCAAGCCTATGATTTCGTGCTGTCGGAGGGGCGACCGGACTACTATGAGGAATTCATCCGGCTCTATCCGCGCGATCCGCTGTGCGATCGCATTCGCTTCCTGCTCACGAACTGGCTGCAGGTCGCGGCCTGGCACAAGGCGGTGCTTGCCAACACGCCGTTCGCCTACAAGACCTTCCACGACAATTTCGCCGGCAGCCCCTATGCGCAGCAGGCGCTGAAGCTGCAGGCGCAGCCGAAGGCCGTGCCGCCGATGCAATTCACGCGGCTTTCAAATCGTCAGACCTTGCAGCCGATCAATGCGGGCCTGCAGGGCGCCGGCGGCAATGGCCAGATCGGCGGCGGCAAGATCGTCAACATGCCCGCGCCCGGGGCGAAGCCGGTCGGGATGCCGACCTCGATCGGCAAGGGCAAGGTCGCGAGCCTTCCTGTTGCAAATGCCGGCAAGAACGCATCGAGCCCGGTCATGAAAGACAGCGACCAGCACCGCTTCCACGCGGTGCGGCAGAGCATGCAAGTCGACCGGATGCGATCAGGCGGTGGTGGCCGCGCCGTGTTCCACCCAACTCCGTCCGGCTCGTATCCCGGCGGAATGAGCGGCAGCCATCATGGCGGCTTCAGGCGCTGA
- a CDS encoding Lrp/AsnC ligand binding domain-containing protein: MVPFFVQIKCKLGQSYTVANALAEAEIASEIYSTAGNYDLLVKFYVDHDTDIGHFINEKVQVIPGIQDTLTIITFKAFGGAR; the protein is encoded by the coding sequence ATGGTTCCTTTCTTCGTCCAGATCAAATGCAAGCTCGGCCAGTCCTACACCGTCGCCAACGCACTGGCGGAAGCCGAGATTGCGTCGGAGATCTATTCCACGGCGGGCAATTACGATCTCCTGGTCAAATTCTACGTCGACCACGACACCGACATCGGCCATTTCATCAACGAGAAGGTTCAGGTGATCCCGGGCATCCAGGACACCCTCACCATCATCACCTTCAAGGCGTTCGGCGGCGCTCGCTAA
- a CDS encoding ABC transporter ATP-binding protein, translated as MADEDIDAIIRVRDVTVQFGTTRVLDGLDLDVKRGEILGFVGPSGAGKSVLTRTIIGLVPKVSGRIEVFGVDLDAASSSQRRAVERRWGILFQQGALFSSLTVRQNIQFPAREYLRVSQRLLDEIMVAKLVMVGLKPEVADRYPSELSGGMVKRVALARALALDPELVFLDEPTSGLDPIGAGDFDELVRTLQRTLGLTVFMVTHDLDSLYTACDRIAVLGNGKIIAAGSIADMKASQHPWLQQYFNGKRARAVVA; from the coding sequence ATGGCGGACGAGGACATCGACGCCATCATCCGGGTCCGCGACGTCACCGTGCAATTCGGCACCACGCGTGTGCTCGACGGCCTCGACCTCGACGTCAAGCGCGGAGAGATATTAGGCTTCGTCGGCCCGTCGGGCGCCGGCAAGTCGGTGCTGACGCGCACCATCATCGGCCTCGTGCCGAAGGTCTCCGGCCGCATCGAAGTGTTCGGCGTCGATCTCGATGCCGCGAGCTCGTCGCAGCGCCGCGCCGTCGAGCGGCGCTGGGGCATCCTGTTCCAGCAGGGCGCGCTGTTCTCCTCGCTGACGGTGCGCCAGAACATCCAGTTCCCGGCGCGCGAATATCTGCGCGTCTCGCAGCGGCTGCTCGACGAGATCATGGTGGCGAAGCTGGTGATGGTCGGCCTCAAGCCTGAGGTTGCCGACCGCTATCCGTCGGAATTGTCCGGCGGCATGGTCAAGCGCGTCGCGCTGGCGCGCGCACTCGCGCTCGATCCGGAACTCGTGTTTCTCGACGAGCCGACGTCCGGCCTCGATCCGATCGGCGCCGGCGATTTCGACGAGCTGGTGCGCACCTTGCAGCGCACTTTGGGGCTGACCGTTTTCATGGTAACCCATGATCTCGACAGTCTTTACACCGCGTGCGACCGTATCGCCGTTTTAGGGAACGGTAAGATCATTGCTGCAGGATCGATCGCCGACATGAAGGCATCGCAGCATCCGTGGTTGCAGCAATATTTCAACGGCAAGCGCGCCCGAGCCGTTGTGGCCTAG